The following proteins are encoded in a genomic region of Salminus brasiliensis chromosome 17, fSalBra1.hap2, whole genome shotgun sequence:
- the LOC140537763 gene encoding GRAM domain-containing protein 2B isoform X1, whose translation MLENKRERLKTFLRKIDEKAIFRIKHLMKESYQPETGTLPAKTKKGKTVKKKLEPRKAFSLEEDQLELQHQSKSLSRPALPRSLTIGGDRPLERNDSINSNSSFIKHNKTFHKLFPDVPESEDLLHAYICALQREVPYHGRLYITENNVCFHSSVLLKATKVVIPVSNIHVLKKQNTALLVPNALSIRTSVGEKYLFVSLRNREGCYKLLRSVCPQLEASANSSPLFSSAENSFDHSKLVNSSQSSLTDASEELDRADSGLVLQPPPTRLNRGTLSSGSPSTLRVPHGEQDGSSTEEYSGTSWVWSVTDRARSVLIQREATNLNTLLLIYLMLVVLLLLSSGYIGLRIVALEEQLTSLGALPEFTLHSGYKDT comes from the exons ATGCTtgaaaacaagagagagagattaaagacatttttaagaAAAATCGACGAGAAAGCGATATTCCGAATCAAGCATTTAATGAAGGAGag CTACCAGCCAGAGACCGGGACGCTCCCTGCGAAAACGAAGAAGGGGAAGACGGTGAAGAAGAAGCTGGAGCCCAGGAAGGCCTTCAGCCTGGAGGAAGACCAGTTGGAGCTCCAGCACCAGAGCAAGAGCTTGAGCAGGCCGGCCCTGCCAAG GTCTCTCACAATTGGAGGAGACAGGCCTTTGGAACGAAATGACAGCATCAACTCAAACAGC AGCTTCATCAAGCACAACAAAACATTCCACAAACTCTTTCCAGACGTCCCAGAGAGCGAAGACTTGCTACATG CCTACATCTGTGCCCTGCAGAGAGAGGTGCCTTACCACGGCCGTCTCTACATCACGGAGAATAACGTGTGCTTTCACTCCTCTGTGCTCCTCAAGGCCACCAAG GTGGTGATACCTGTATCTAATATCCATGTCTTGAAGAAGCAGAACACAGCCCTGCTGGTGCCAAACGCCCTGTCCATCCGCACTAGCGTGGGAGAGAAG TATCTGTTCGTGTCTTTGCGGAACCGCGAGGGCTGCTACAAGCTGCTGCGCTCCGTCTGCCCCCAGCTGGAGGCCAGCGCCAACAGCAGCCCGCTCTTCTCCTCTGCCGAGAACAGCTTCGATCACAGCAAGCTGGTG aACTCCAGCCAGTCCAGTTTAACCGATGCCTCTGAAGAGCTGGACAGGGCAGATTCTGGCCTTGTGCTCCAGCCCCCTCCTACGAGACTTAACAGAG GTACACTGTCCAGTGGAAGTCCTTCCACCTTGAGGGTTCCTCATGGAGAACAAGATGGAAGTTCCACAGAGGAGTACTcag gaacgTCGTGGGTGTGGAGCGTGACGGACAGGGCCAGATCTGTCCTCATTCAGAGAGAAGCCACCAACCTCAACACACTCCTGCTCATCTACTTAATGCT ggtggtgctgctgctgctgtcttcTGGCTACATCGGCCTGCGCATTGTGGCTCTGGAGGAGCAGCTGACCTCTTTAGGGGCTCTGCCCGAATTCACTCTACATAGCGG GTACAAGGACACATAA
- the LOC140537763 gene encoding GRAM domain-containing protein 2B isoform X2: MENEKIPSIVEPADAVEGEEVESYQPETGTLPAKTKKGKTVKKKLEPRKAFSLEEDQLELQHQSKSLSRPALPRSLTIGGDRPLERNDSINSNSSFIKHNKTFHKLFPDVPESEDLLHAYICALQREVPYHGRLYITENNVCFHSSVLLKATKVVIPVSNIHVLKKQNTALLVPNALSIRTSVGEKYLFVSLRNREGCYKLLRSVCPQLEASANSSPLFSSAENSFDHSKLVNSSQSSLTDASEELDRADSGLVLQPPPTRLNRGTLSSGSPSTLRVPHGEQDGSSTEEYSGTSWVWSVTDRARSVLIQREATNLNTLLLIYLMLVVLLLLSSGYIGLRIVALEEQLTSLGALPEFTLHSGYKDT, encoded by the exons ATGGAGAACGAGAAGATCCCGAGCATTGTGGAGCCAGCAGATGCTGTGGAGGGAGAGGAAGTGGAGAG CTACCAGCCAGAGACCGGGACGCTCCCTGCGAAAACGAAGAAGGGGAAGACGGTGAAGAAGAAGCTGGAGCCCAGGAAGGCCTTCAGCCTGGAGGAAGACCAGTTGGAGCTCCAGCACCAGAGCAAGAGCTTGAGCAGGCCGGCCCTGCCAAG GTCTCTCACAATTGGAGGAGACAGGCCTTTGGAACGAAATGACAGCATCAACTCAAACAGC AGCTTCATCAAGCACAACAAAACATTCCACAAACTCTTTCCAGACGTCCCAGAGAGCGAAGACTTGCTACATG CCTACATCTGTGCCCTGCAGAGAGAGGTGCCTTACCACGGCCGTCTCTACATCACGGAGAATAACGTGTGCTTTCACTCCTCTGTGCTCCTCAAGGCCACCAAG GTGGTGATACCTGTATCTAATATCCATGTCTTGAAGAAGCAGAACACAGCCCTGCTGGTGCCAAACGCCCTGTCCATCCGCACTAGCGTGGGAGAGAAG TATCTGTTCGTGTCTTTGCGGAACCGCGAGGGCTGCTACAAGCTGCTGCGCTCCGTCTGCCCCCAGCTGGAGGCCAGCGCCAACAGCAGCCCGCTCTTCTCCTCTGCCGAGAACAGCTTCGATCACAGCAAGCTGGTG aACTCCAGCCAGTCCAGTTTAACCGATGCCTCTGAAGAGCTGGACAGGGCAGATTCTGGCCTTGTGCTCCAGCCCCCTCCTACGAGACTTAACAGAG GTACACTGTCCAGTGGAAGTCCTTCCACCTTGAGGGTTCCTCATGGAGAACAAGATGGAAGTTCCACAGAGGAGTACTcag gaacgTCGTGGGTGTGGAGCGTGACGGACAGGGCCAGATCTGTCCTCATTCAGAGAGAAGCCACCAACCTCAACACACTCCTGCTCATCTACTTAATGCT ggtggtgctgctgctgctgtcttcTGGCTACATCGGCCTGCGCATTGTGGCTCTGGAGGAGCAGCTGACCTCTTTAGGGGCTCTGCCCGAATTCACTCTACATAGCGG GTACAAGGACACATAA
- the LOC140537763 gene encoding GRAM domain-containing protein 2B isoform X3, whose translation MNRSLSLRLSRRFENHVYSYQPETGTLPAKTKKGKTVKKKLEPRKAFSLEEDQLELQHQSKSLSRPALPRSLTIGGDRPLERNDSINSNSSFIKHNKTFHKLFPDVPESEDLLHAYICALQREVPYHGRLYITENNVCFHSSVLLKATKVVIPVSNIHVLKKQNTALLVPNALSIRTSVGEKYLFVSLRNREGCYKLLRSVCPQLEASANSSPLFSSAENSFDHSKLVNSSQSSLTDASEELDRADSGLVLQPPPTRLNRGTLSSGSPSTLRVPHGEQDGSSTEEYSGTSWVWSVTDRARSVLIQREATNLNTLLLIYLMLVVLLLLSSGYIGLRIVALEEQLTSLGALPEFTLHSGYKDT comes from the exons ATGAATAGATCTCTGAGTTTGAGATTATCCCGACGATTTGAGAATCATGTGTACAG CTACCAGCCAGAGACCGGGACGCTCCCTGCGAAAACGAAGAAGGGGAAGACGGTGAAGAAGAAGCTGGAGCCCAGGAAGGCCTTCAGCCTGGAGGAAGACCAGTTGGAGCTCCAGCACCAGAGCAAGAGCTTGAGCAGGCCGGCCCTGCCAAG GTCTCTCACAATTGGAGGAGACAGGCCTTTGGAACGAAATGACAGCATCAACTCAAACAGC AGCTTCATCAAGCACAACAAAACATTCCACAAACTCTTTCCAGACGTCCCAGAGAGCGAAGACTTGCTACATG CCTACATCTGTGCCCTGCAGAGAGAGGTGCCTTACCACGGCCGTCTCTACATCACGGAGAATAACGTGTGCTTTCACTCCTCTGTGCTCCTCAAGGCCACCAAG GTGGTGATACCTGTATCTAATATCCATGTCTTGAAGAAGCAGAACACAGCCCTGCTGGTGCCAAACGCCCTGTCCATCCGCACTAGCGTGGGAGAGAAG TATCTGTTCGTGTCTTTGCGGAACCGCGAGGGCTGCTACAAGCTGCTGCGCTCCGTCTGCCCCCAGCTGGAGGCCAGCGCCAACAGCAGCCCGCTCTTCTCCTCTGCCGAGAACAGCTTCGATCACAGCAAGCTGGTG aACTCCAGCCAGTCCAGTTTAACCGATGCCTCTGAAGAGCTGGACAGGGCAGATTCTGGCCTTGTGCTCCAGCCCCCTCCTACGAGACTTAACAGAG GTACACTGTCCAGTGGAAGTCCTTCCACCTTGAGGGTTCCTCATGGAGAACAAGATGGAAGTTCCACAGAGGAGTACTcag gaacgTCGTGGGTGTGGAGCGTGACGGACAGGGCCAGATCTGTCCTCATTCAGAGAGAAGCCACCAACCTCAACACACTCCTGCTCATCTACTTAATGCT ggtggtgctgctgctgctgtcttcTGGCTACATCGGCCTGCGCATTGTGGCTCTGGAGGAGCAGCTGACCTCTTTAGGGGCTCTGCCCGAATTCACTCTACATAGCGG GTACAAGGACACATAA